One segment of Erigeron canadensis isolate Cc75 chromosome 2, C_canadensis_v1, whole genome shotgun sequence DNA contains the following:
- the LOC122586923 gene encoding protein ANTHESIS POMOTING FACTOR 1-like — protein MILIIHLGHIHLGDMAEVWDIKFSNDGKSMLLITKSNTIYVLDAYNGEKRCGFSVDASPNTTIEATFALDGQICAFRIWRWNIEWLEHPRQKQEMQIQLLPVLTTLKRSFYYKGILSNYFIFVVPLIIHITI, from the exons ATGATCCTTATCATTCATTTAGGGCACATTCATTTAGGAGATATGGCTGAGGTGTGGGATATAAAATTCAGCAATGATGGTAAATCAATGCTTCTGATCACCAAGAGTAACACCATTTATGTCTTAGATGCATATAATGGCGAGAAG AGATGCGGATTTAGTGTGGATGCTTCTCCAAACACAACAATTGAGGCCACATTTGCCCTTGATGGCCAAATATGTGCTTTCAG GATCTGGAGATGGAACATTGAATGGTTGGAGCATCCCCGCCAGAAGCAAG AGATGCAAATTCAGCTGTTGCCAGTTTTGACTACTCTAAAGAGAAGTTTTTACTACAAAGGGATTTTGAGCAACTACTTTATATTTGTTGTTCCCCTGATCATCCACATCACAATTTGA
- the LOC122587615 gene encoding uncharacterized protein LOC122587615, producing MAYIFQALSEDLVLQVANCKTAKEVWDALKTRYVGEDRVKKARLQTLKSEFEMLQMNEEETIDAFTAKIDGIVTKAANLGSTFDQPSLVQKLLNSVPDRFIQVVASIEQHCDLDKMTLDDAIGRLKAFEERTKFKNNKESDDQNKLLLTRHNNKFNQGRGFGKRGQDSSRGRGRGKYKGEGHNSEDSAGNDKKPRMNVDKSQTDCYKCGKLGHYAYEGSSTKEKGICRTLHRD from the coding sequence ATGGCGTATATATTTCAAGCGTTGTCAGAAGATCTAGTTTTACAAGTTGCAAATTGTAAGACCGCAAAAGAAGTGTGGGATGCACTTAAGACAAGATATGTTGGAGAAGATAGAGTAAAAAAGGCAAGATTGCAAACACTCAAATCCGAGTTTGAGATGTTGCAAATGAACGAGGAAGAGACAATCGATGCATTTACCGCGAAGATAGATGGGATTGTCACTAAGGCAGCGAATTTGGGTTCAACATTTGATCAACCAAGTCTAGTACAAAAACTTCTGAATTCTGTACCAGATAGGTTTATACAAGTTGTTGCATCCATCGAGCAACACTGCGACCTTGACAAAATGACGCTAGATGATGCGATAGGAAGATTGAAGGCTTTCGAGGAGAGAACAAAGTTTAAGAATAATAAAGAAAGTGATGATCAAAACAAGTTATTGTTGACACGTCACAACAATAAATTTAATCAAGGAAGGGGTTTTGGGAAACGTGGACAAGATTCGTCGAGAGGACGAGGCAGAGGGAAATATAAAGGCGAAGGTCACAACTCAGAGGATTCGGCAGGAAACGACAAAAAACCGCGAATGAATGTTGACAAGTCGCAAACAGATTGCTACAAGTGTGGAAAACTTGGGCACTATGCTTATGAAGGTTCAAGCACAAAAGAGAAAGGGATTTGCAGGACTCTCCATAGAGACTGA